The following proteins come from a genomic window of Flavobacterium crocinum:
- a CDS encoding OmpA family protein has translation MKKITLIIVLLFGAGVYSQNYNIKNIEANTKYSDFGVTYYGENTAIYASSKKTKQSRNKKWYLNNQPFLDLYKATVTNTGEFTGSELFSKDLNTKMHESNVTFTKDLKTVYFSRDNYNSKKYKTDDKGWVLIQLYKADIDAEGNWKNITKLPFNSDQFDTGHPSLNSNDTKLYFASNRPGSLGLTDIWAVDINKDGTYGEPYNLGPQVNTVKSEMFPHIDADDVLYYSSNGKKDGNGGLDIYAIEIQNKKGVGEAVNLGFPINSAKDDFSLVFQNGKKTGHFSSNREGGKGDDDIYFFEELVSPIAAKCKQFVQGTVREKESQALLPGALVTLYDAKGDKVESTIADQFAVFNFKVNCDSSYKVTAVKDYYDMDEKTFASSNEANLELALNLDLTSGEFVYVRGKLMVKIKPIYFDLDKSFIRPDAQIELERVVRIMEKYPKLKINLGSHTDSRAHDDYNWSLSNRRARSTKNWIVRQGIDPARIKAEGFGETELVNKCSNGVNCSEEDHQLNRRTEFVIVNPEVIKEVDGAVDLVSTKSNDIR, from the coding sequence ATGAAAAAAATTACTTTAATTATAGTATTGTTATTTGGAGCTGGCGTTTATTCTCAAAATTACAATATCAAAAATATAGAAGCCAATACTAAATACTCTGATTTTGGCGTAACCTATTATGGTGAAAACACGGCAATTTATGCGTCATCAAAAAAGACCAAACAGTCCAGAAATAAAAAATGGTATTTAAACAATCAGCCTTTTTTAGATTTATATAAAGCGACTGTAACCAATACAGGTGAATTTACAGGATCAGAATTGTTTTCAAAAGACCTGAATACTAAAATGCATGAATCTAATGTAACCTTTACAAAAGATTTAAAAACAGTTTATTTTTCAAGAGATAATTACAATAGCAAAAAATATAAGACCGATGATAAAGGATGGGTTTTAATTCAATTGTATAAAGCGGATATCGATGCTGAAGGGAATTGGAAAAATATAACAAAACTGCCATTCAACAGCGATCAGTTTGATACGGGACATCCTTCATTAAATTCTAATGATACTAAATTGTATTTTGCATCAAACAGACCAGGTTCATTGGGACTTACAGATATTTGGGCAGTAGATATCAATAAAGATGGAACTTATGGCGAACCTTATAATTTAGGACCGCAGGTAAATACCGTAAAAAGCGAAATGTTTCCTCACATCGATGCTGATGATGTACTTTATTACTCTTCAAATGGTAAAAAAGATGGAAATGGCGGTTTAGATATCTATGCTATAGAAATTCAAAATAAAAAAGGAGTAGGAGAAGCAGTTAACTTAGGTTTTCCAATAAACAGTGCAAAAGACGATTTCTCTTTAGTTTTCCAAAACGGAAAAAAAACAGGTCACTTTTCTTCTAACAGAGAAGGCGGAAAAGGAGACGATGATATCTACTTTTTCGAAGAATTAGTTAGTCCAATTGCTGCAAAATGTAAGCAGTTCGTTCAAGGGACTGTTCGTGAAAAAGAATCTCAAGCACTTTTGCCTGGAGCTTTAGTAACTCTATATGATGCAAAAGGAGATAAAGTTGAAAGCACAATTGCAGATCAATTTGCTGTTTTTAATTTTAAAGTAAATTGTGATTCTTCGTACAAAGTAACCGCTGTTAAAGATTACTATGATATGGACGAAAAGACTTTTGCCTCATCAAACGAAGCCAATTTGGAGCTCGCGCTTAATCTGGATTTAACTTCTGGTGAATTTGTTTATGTAAGAGGTAAACTAATGGTTAAAATTAAACCAATATATTTTGACTTAGATAAGTCGTTTATTCGACCTGATGCACAGATTGAACTTGAGCGAGTAGTAAGAATTATGGAGAAATATCCAAAACTTAAAATTAATTTAGGTTCACATACAGATAGTAGAGCACATGATGATTACAACTGGTCTCTGTCTAACAGAAGAGCAAGGTCAACTAAAAACTGGATTGTTAGACAGGGAATTGATCCGGCTAGAATCAAAGCTGAAGGTTTTGGTGAAACGGAATTGGTCAATAAATGTTCAAACGGTGTAAATTGCTCAGAAGAAGATCACCAATTAAACAGAAGAACCGAATTTGTTATCGTGAATCCTGAAGTCATAAAAGAAGTTGACGGTGCAGTAGATTTGGTTTCTACAAAAAGTAACGATATACGTTAA
- a CDS encoding PorP/SprF family type IX secretion system membrane protein, with translation MKKIKILIGFFVLIFSTSTVFAQQDPQYTQYMYNMNIINPAYAGSKGFTSIGILGRTQWVGVDGAPQTATLSINGPVGKNVGLGFSVIHDEIGPVKEDNAYVDFSYTLNLSEEDKLAFGIKAGATFLNIREFTTVDPDPLNAPINQVAPNFGVGLMYYNERFYAGLSVPNFIESRYLDQKNGIYSSASEKAHIFFTSGYVFDLDEDLKLKPSTMLKAASGAPLSVDLSLNLLVQEKVEFGLSMRLDDSVSAMVGYNISQDMRIGYAYDYTTSNYGVFNSGSHEIMILFDLYKKKIKSPRFF, from the coding sequence ATGAAAAAAATTAAAATACTAATTGGATTTTTTGTTTTGATATTTTCCACTAGTACTGTTTTTGCTCAACAAGATCCTCAGTATACACAATACATGTATAACATGAACATTATAAACCCGGCTTATGCAGGTTCAAAAGGATTTACAAGTATCGGTATCCTAGGAAGAACGCAGTGGGTTGGAGTTGATGGTGCACCTCAAACAGCGACATTGTCTATCAATGGTCCTGTAGGAAAAAATGTGGGATTAGGATTCTCTGTTATTCACGATGAAATTGGACCTGTTAAAGAAGATAATGCATACGTTGATTTCTCCTATACTTTAAATCTTTCTGAAGAAGATAAATTGGCATTTGGTATTAAAGCCGGAGCAACTTTTTTGAATATTAGGGAATTTACGACAGTAGATCCGGATCCGTTAAACGCACCAATAAATCAGGTTGCACCTAACTTTGGTGTGGGTTTAATGTACTATAATGAGCGTTTTTATGCCGGTTTATCTGTGCCGAATTTTATCGAATCAAGATATTTGGACCAGAAAAACGGAATCTATTCGTCTGCTTCAGAAAAAGCACACATTTTCTTTACTTCAGGATATGTGTTTGATTTGGATGAAGACTTAAAATTGAAACCTTCTACTATGTTAAAAGCAGCGTCAGGAGCACCTCTTTCAGTTGATTTGTCTTTAAATTTATTAGTACAGGAAAAAGTAGAGTTTGGACTTTCAATGAGATTAGATGACTCTGTAAGCGCTATGGTGGGTTACAATATAAGTCAGGATATGAGAATTGGATATGCTTATGATTATACGACTTCTAATTATGGAGTGTTTAATTCAGGTTCTCATGAGATTATGATACTATTTGATTTGTACAAGAAAAAAATAAAAAGTCCTCGTTTCTTCTAG